Proteins from one Microcaecilia unicolor chromosome 2, aMicUni1.1, whole genome shotgun sequence genomic window:
- the GPR173 gene encoding probable G-protein coupled receptor 173 produces MANVTTAEEGLGSVTQSGTISTYIKLLLLGLIICVSLAGNLLLSLLVLKDRALHKAPYYFLLDLCLADIIRSAVCFPFVLTSVKNGSAWTYSMMSCKIVAFMAVLFCFHAAFTLFCISVTRYMAIAHHRFYSKRMTFWTCVAIICMVWTLSVAMAFPPVFDVGTYKFIREEDQCIFEHRYFKANDTLGFMLMLAVLIVATHIVYIKLILFEYRHRKMKPVQMVPAISQNWTFHGPGATGQAAANWIAGFGRGPMPPTLLGIRQNAHTTNRRLLGMDEFKSEKRLGRMFYIITLFFLVLWSPYIVACYWRVFVKACSIPHRYLSTAVWMSFAQAGVNPIVSFLLNKDLKKCLSAHIPCWRTKPQLPREPYCVM; encoded by the coding sequence ATGGCAAATGTCACTACAGCTGAGGAGGGTCTTGGCTCTGTCACCCAGTCCGGGACCATTTCCACCTACATCAAGCTGTTGCTGTTGGGTCTCATCATCTGTGTCAGTCTGGCAGGAAACTTGCTACTTTCACTGCTGGTCCTGAAGGATAGGGCCCTGCACAAAGCACCCTATTATTTCCTGCTTGACCTCTGCCTTGCAGACATCATTCGCTCTGCTGTCTGCTTCCCCTTTGTCCTCACGTCAGTCAAGAATGGCTCAGCATGGACTTACAGTATGATGAGTTGCAAGATTGTAGCATTCATGGCAGTTCTGTTCTGCTTCCATGCAGCCTTCACGCTGTTTTGTATCAGTGTTACCCGTTACATGGCCATTGCGCACCACCGCTTTTACTCCAAGAGGATGACTTTCTGGACGTGTGTCGCCATCATCTGCATGGTGTGGACGCTGTCAGTGGCCAtggcatttcctcctgtttttgatGTTGGAACCTACAAGTTTATCCGCGAAGAGGACCAGTGTATTTTTGAGCACCGCTACTTCAAAGCCAATGACACTCTGGGCTTTATGCTCATGTTGGCTGTTCTGATTGTGGCCACCCATATAGTCTATATCAAACTCATCCTGTTTGAGTACAGGCACCGGAAAATGAAGCCAGTGCAGATGGTGCCTGCCATCAGCCAGAACTGGACGTTTCATGGGCCAGGAGCCACTGGGCAAGCTGCAGCCAACTGGATCGCTGGTTTTGGCAGGGGACCTATGCCCCCAACGTTGCTGGGTATTAGGCAGAATGCCCACACGACCAATAGAAGGCTTCTTGGCATGGATGAGTTTAAGAGTGAGAAGAGATTGGGGCGCATGTTTTACATCATTACCCTCTTCTTTTTGGTCCTGTGGTCCCCGTACATTGTGGCATGCTACTGGCGAGTCTTTGTTAAGGCCTGCAGCATACCTCACCGCTACCTGTCCACTGCTGTGTGGATGAGCTTTGCTCAGGCTGGGGTCAATCCAATTGTTTCTTTCTTGCTGAACAAAGACTTAAAGAAGTGCTTAAGTGCCCACATCCCATGCTGGAGGACTAAGCCTCAGCTGCCCAGGGAACCTTACTGTGTTATGTAA